From Nakamurella flava, the proteins below share one genomic window:
- a CDS encoding AraC family transcriptional regulator, which produces MTAATAERAPAPHPGLRGPRPLPTLARTVLRSADVDETREVVGAAFCPHTLELADRSAPLATRYRAVQAGDIGVTVLDYGAAVHITTHGSGDVILVEIPLGGHSTVTCAGDTVDADRSTGAVLSLREPTTVRRAAHSPQLIVRIERAALEEQLRALTGSVVRGPLRFSPKLDLTTAAARSWRRLVDLFRLEADDEGTLVHDAAALLQFRSLLLTQLLTLQPHSHSDALHGPARAPIPRLVRRAAELIDDHADEPLTVEDIAQATGMSVRALQQGFRQYLDTTPTEYLRDVRLERVHTALRAADRSSLTVTDVAFRWGFTHLGRFAGDYRRRFGEAPSTTLRS; this is translated from the coding sequence GTGACCGCCGCCACCGCCGAACGTGCACCCGCCCCGCATCCCGGACTCCGCGGGCCCCGGCCGCTGCCGACGCTCGCCCGCACGGTGCTGCGGAGCGCCGACGTCGACGAGACCCGGGAGGTCGTCGGTGCCGCCTTCTGCCCGCACACCCTCGAACTCGCCGACCGCTCGGCCCCGCTGGCCACCCGCTACCGCGCGGTCCAGGCCGGCGACATCGGCGTCACCGTCCTGGACTACGGCGCCGCCGTGCACATCACGACCCATGGCTCGGGCGACGTGATCCTGGTCGAGATCCCGCTCGGCGGCCACTCCACCGTGACGTGCGCGGGAGACACCGTCGACGCGGACCGGTCGACCGGCGCCGTCCTGTCACTCCGGGAACCGACCACCGTGCGCCGCGCGGCCCACAGCCCGCAACTGATCGTCCGGATCGAACGCGCCGCGCTGGAGGAGCAGCTGCGGGCCCTCACCGGGTCCGTGGTGCGCGGCCCGCTGCGCTTCTCGCCGAAGCTGGACCTCACCACGGCCGCCGCGCGATCCTGGCGTCGGCTGGTCGACCTGTTCCGGCTGGAAGCGGACGACGAGGGCACCCTGGTGCACGACGCCGCGGCCCTGCTGCAGTTCCGCAGTCTGCTGCTCACCCAGCTCCTCACGCTGCAGCCGCACAGCCATAGCGATGCCCTGCACGGGCCGGCCCGGGCCCCGATCCCCCGGCTCGTCCGCCGGGCCGCGGAACTCATAGACGATCACGCCGACGAACCGCTGACCGTCGAGGACATCGCGCAGGCCACCGGGATGAGCGTGCGGGCCCTGCAGCAGGGTTTCCGGCAGTACCTCGACACCACGCCCACCGAGTACCTGCGTGACGTCCGCCTGGAACGCGTGCACACCGCCCTGCGGGCCGCCGATCGCAGCTCCCTGACCGTCACCGACGTCGCGTTCCGCTGGGGGTTCACGCACCTCGGACGGTTCGCCGGCGACTACCGGCGTCGTTTCGGGGAGGCCCCGTCGACCACCCTGCGCTCCTGA
- a CDS encoding magnesium transporter CorA family protein, translated as MTDHEPAELPVLLTRTDGIVWVDVPTWDDAAERILADAFAFHPLAIADCRERRQVPKVHVYGDHVFVVLHAPSAGRAGHVHYVELDQFIGPNYLVTVHGPLNPAVDPDEAMVEVRSALRRIVDGRFRPELPFEISYALVSALCGRLRDYTATLTGEVWDLEKRVTGGHLGDVEQFLEELFRTRHGLITVRTMAALSREVYARMARINVFGTKRGHRLLQDTVDQFDRLAAMAHSQKDYLQGTIEFYQTRTNTKMTIAAERLAVIAAVTLPITALSSVLGMNLIVNDETHYVSLSVTLTVMLIMSVTLLVWAKRKGWW; from the coding sequence GTGACCGATCACGAGCCGGCCGAGCTGCCCGTGCTGCTCACCCGGACGGACGGCATCGTCTGGGTCGACGTCCCGACATGGGACGACGCGGCCGAGCGCATCCTCGCCGACGCCTTCGCCTTCCACCCGCTGGCCATCGCCGACTGCCGCGAACGGCGTCAGGTGCCCAAGGTGCACGTGTATGGCGACCACGTGTTCGTCGTGCTGCACGCTCCGTCGGCGGGTCGGGCCGGTCACGTGCACTACGTCGAGCTCGACCAGTTCATCGGGCCGAACTATCTGGTCACGGTGCACGGCCCGTTGAACCCCGCCGTCGACCCGGACGAGGCCATGGTCGAGGTCAGGTCCGCCCTGCGCCGGATCGTCGACGGCCGGTTCCGGCCGGAACTGCCCTTCGAGATCTCCTATGCGTTGGTCTCAGCGCTGTGCGGGCGGCTGCGCGACTACACGGCCACGCTCACCGGTGAGGTGTGGGACCTCGAGAAGCGGGTGACCGGGGGACATCTCGGTGACGTCGAGCAGTTCCTGGAGGAGCTGTTCCGGACTCGTCACGGCCTGATCACCGTCCGCACGATGGCCGCCCTGAGCCGGGAGGTGTACGCGCGGATGGCCCGCATCAATGTTTTCGGCACGAAGCGGGGGCACCGCCTGCTGCAGGACACCGTCGACCAGTTCGATCGGCTGGCCGCGATGGCCCACAGCCAGAAGGACTACCTGCAGGGCACGATCGAGTTCTACCAGACCCGTACCAACACCAAGATGACCATCGCCGCCGAACGGTTGGCCGTCATCGCCGCCGTGACGCTGCCGATCACGGCCCTGTCCTCGGTGCTCGGGATGAATCTCATCGTCAACGACGAGACCCACTACGTCAGCCTGTCGGTGACCCTGACCGTCATGCTGATCATGTCCGTCACGCTGCTGGTGTGGGCCAAACGCAAAGGCTGGTGGTGA
- the purM gene encoding phosphoribosylformylglycinamidine cyclo-ligase — MSTRHPIGSGATYAGAGVSIQAGEDAVDLIRPHTQRTHRSEVIGSIGGFASLFRMPQHKYRDPLLASSTDGVGTKSAIAQAMDVHHTIGIDLVAMVADDLVACGAEPLFLQDYIACGQLDPEKIAKVVEGIATGCVQAGCALVGGETAEHPGLMAPEDYDLAATAVGVVEAENVLGPERVQPGDVVLGLGSSGIHSNGYSLVRHVLLDIARLPLDGHVEEFGRTLGEELLEPCRIYALDCLALARETDVHAYAHITGGGLAGNLARVIPAGLTAHLDRRAWTPLPVFNYIASHGRVPKEEMESAFNMGIGMVAVLPAEDVDRARAMLTARHVWNVVLGTVEKADGVKSVDAAKVDGAAKTATRANVDRVVMTGEHPRF, encoded by the coding sequence GTGAGCACGCGACACCCCATCGGATCCGGCGCCACCTATGCGGGAGCGGGTGTGTCCATCCAGGCCGGTGAGGACGCCGTCGACCTGATCCGCCCGCACACGCAGCGGACCCACCGGTCCGAGGTCATCGGCAGCATCGGCGGGTTCGCGTCCCTGTTCCGCATGCCGCAGCACAAGTACCGCGACCCGCTGCTGGCCTCCTCCACCGACGGCGTGGGCACCAAGTCGGCCATCGCGCAGGCGATGGACGTCCACCACACGATCGGCATCGACCTGGTGGCGATGGTCGCCGACGACCTGGTCGCCTGTGGTGCCGAACCGCTGTTCCTGCAGGACTACATCGCCTGCGGGCAGTTGGATCCCGAGAAGATCGCCAAGGTCGTCGAGGGCATCGCGACCGGTTGCGTGCAGGCCGGCTGCGCACTGGTCGGCGGCGAGACCGCCGAGCACCCCGGTCTGATGGCCCCCGAGGACTACGACCTGGCCGCCACCGCGGTGGGGGTCGTCGAGGCCGAGAACGTCCTCGGCCCGGAGCGGGTGCAGCCCGGTGACGTGGTGCTCGGCCTCGGCTCCTCCGGGATCCACTCCAACGGCTACTCGCTGGTCCGCCACGTGCTGCTGGACATCGCCCGGTTGCCGCTGGACGGGCACGTCGAGGAGTTCGGCCGCACCCTGGGCGAGGAGCTCCTGGAGCCCTGCCGGATCTACGCGCTGGACTGCCTGGCCCTGGCCCGGGAGACCGACGTGCACGCCTACGCCCACATCACCGGCGGCGGCCTGGCCGGCAACCTGGCCCGCGTGATCCCGGCCGGACTGACCGCGCACCTGGACCGGCGGGCCTGGACTCCGCTGCCGGTCTTCAACTACATCGCCAGCCACGGGCGGGTGCCCAAGGAGGAGATGGAGTCCGCCTTCAACATGGGCATCGGCATGGTCGCCGTGCTGCCGGCCGAGGACGTGGACCGCGCTCGCGCGATGCTGACGGCCCGGCACGTCTGGAACGTCGTCCTCGGGACCGTCGAGAAGGCCGACGGCGTCAAGAGCGTGGACGCGGCCAAGGTCGACGGGGCGGCGAAGACCGCCACCCGCGCCAACGTCGACCGGGTCGTCATGACCGGGGAGCACCCGCGCTTCTGA
- the purF gene encoding amidophosphoribosyltransferase, translated as MDADPREECGVFGVWAPGEEVAKLSYYGLYALQHRGQEAAGIAVADGSQIVVFKDLGLVSQVFDEQTLSSLHGHIAVGHCRYSTTGSTTWENAQPTFATTEVGSGIALGHNGNLVNTVELAARVAALPDTFRRGKCSTDSDVLTRLLAAQSADSGLEAAAMELLPTLEGAFCLVFCDEHTLYAARDPHGVRPLVLGRLDRGWVVASETAALDIVGASFVREVEPGELLAIDADGLRSERFANPTPKGCVFEYVYLARPDTTISGRGVQATRLEIGRRLARQSPVEADLVIPTPESGTPAAIGYAEASGIPYGQGLVKNAYVGRTFIQPSQTIRQLGIRLKLNPLRDVIRGKRLVVVDDSIVRGNTQRALVRMLREAGALEVHVRIASPPVRWPCFYGIDFASRAELIANAGDVESVRRSIGADTLEYVSMDDLVAASEQPKNRLCAACFTGEYPIPIPAQVGKHVLEGIARGVSSPNGVTAVPGRPASDPHLRPGVGEPARGVAGPAAPVTSAGYGAEDALSRP; from the coding sequence GTGGACGCCGACCCGCGTGAGGAATGCGGTGTCTTCGGCGTCTGGGCCCCGGGTGAGGAAGTCGCCAAGCTCTCCTACTACGGCCTGTACGCGCTGCAGCACCGCGGCCAGGAGGCCGCCGGCATCGCCGTCGCCGACGGCTCGCAGATCGTGGTGTTCAAGGACCTCGGCCTGGTCTCCCAGGTCTTCGACGAGCAGACGCTGTCGTCCCTGCACGGGCACATCGCCGTCGGGCACTGCCGGTACTCCACCACCGGGTCCACCACCTGGGAGAACGCGCAGCCGACGTTCGCCACCACCGAAGTCGGCTCCGGTATCGCGCTCGGCCACAACGGCAACCTCGTCAACACCGTCGAGCTGGCCGCCCGGGTCGCCGCCCTGCCGGACACCTTCCGCCGCGGCAAGTGCTCCACCGATTCCGACGTCCTGACCCGGCTGCTCGCGGCCCAGTCGGCCGACTCCGGGTTGGAGGCGGCGGCCATGGAGCTGCTGCCCACCCTGGAGGGCGCGTTCTGCTTGGTGTTCTGCGACGAGCACACCCTCTACGCCGCCCGCGATCCGCACGGCGTCCGCCCGCTGGTGCTCGGCCGGCTCGACCGTGGCTGGGTCGTCGCCTCGGAGACCGCGGCGCTGGACATCGTCGGCGCGTCCTTCGTCCGTGAGGTCGAGCCGGGTGAGCTGCTGGCCATCGACGCCGACGGTCTGCGCAGCGAGCGGTTCGCCAACCCCACCCCCAAGGGCTGCGTCTTCGAGTACGTCTACCTGGCCCGCCCGGACACCACCATCTCCGGCCGCGGGGTGCAGGCCACCCGCCTGGAGATCGGTCGCCGGCTGGCCCGGCAGTCGCCCGTCGAGGCCGACCTGGTCATCCCGACCCCGGAATCGGGTACGCCCGCGGCCATCGGGTACGCCGAGGCCTCCGGCATCCCCTACGGCCAGGGGCTGGTCAAGAACGCCTACGTCGGACGGACCTTCATCCAGCCGTCGCAGACGATCCGTCAGCTCGGCATCCGGCTCAAGCTGAACCCGCTGCGCGACGTCATCCGCGGCAAGCGGCTCGTCGTGGTCGACGACTCGATCGTCCGGGGGAACACCCAGCGGGCCCTGGTCCGGATGCTGCGGGAGGCCGGCGCGCTCGAGGTGCACGTCCGCATCGCTTCGCCGCCCGTGCGGTGGCCCTGCTTCTACGGCATCGACTTCGCCTCCCGCGCCGAGCTGATCGCCAACGCCGGGGACGTCGAGTCGGTCCGCCGGTCGATCGGTGCCGACACCCTCGAGTACGTCTCGATGGACGATCTGGTGGCCGCCTCCGAACAGCCGAAGAACCGGCTCTGCGCGGCGTGCTTCACCGGCGAGTACCCCATCCCGATCCCCGCCCAGGTCGGCAAGCACGTCCTGGAGGGCATCGCCCGCGGCGTGTCCAGCCCGAACGGGGTCACCGCCGTTCCCGGCCGCCCGGCCAGCGATCCGCACCTGCGGCCCGGGGTCGGTGAACCCGCCCGCGGTGTGGCCGGGCCCGCCGCCCCGGTGACGTCCGCCGGCTACGGCGCCGAGGACGCGCTCAGCCGACCCTGA
- a CDS encoding GntR family transcriptional regulator, whose amino-acid sequence MTGTATPIGAAAGAGRATAVDAGPPGDHAAAAGDGRSPSLSRSIYATVRERIILGQYPQGSRLPEARIGEELHVSRVPLREAVPLLERDGFVHTFPRRGAVVASWDGKAIDDLFDVRLALEVGAARHAARRAALGRSLDPLDAALAASQRAVTAGDAYGIACASTAYHEAVVAVAANDLLLRMMRTISGRITWLFYLSSGLPADDALTEHVALRDAIASGNERLAESVAYAHIEHDRRPTFAAMGMAADVVRP is encoded by the coding sequence ATGACCGGGACCGCGACGCCGATCGGGGCGGCCGCCGGCGCGGGGCGGGCCACCGCCGTCGACGCCGGCCCGCCGGGGGACCACGCTGCCGCCGCGGGCGACGGGCGCTCGCCGTCGCTGTCGCGCAGCATCTACGCCACGGTGCGGGAGCGCATCATCCTCGGCCAGTACCCGCAGGGCAGCCGCCTGCCGGAGGCCAGGATCGGTGAGGAGCTGCACGTCTCCCGGGTGCCCCTGCGCGAGGCGGTGCCGCTGCTGGAACGCGACGGATTCGTGCACACGTTCCCGCGGCGTGGCGCGGTCGTGGCCAGCTGGGACGGCAAGGCCATCGACGACCTGTTCGACGTGCGGCTCGCCCTGGAGGTCGGCGCCGCCCGTCACGCCGCCCGGCGCGCCGCGCTCGGCCGCTCGCTCGATCCGCTGGACGCGGCCCTGGCGGCCTCCCAGCGGGCGGTCACCGCGGGGGACGCCTACGGCATCGCCTGCGCGTCCACCGCCTACCACGAGGCCGTCGTCGCCGTCGCCGCCAACGACCTGCTGCTGCGCATGATGCGGACCATCTCCGGGCGCATCACCTGGCTCTTCTACCTGTCCAGCGGACTGCCGGCCGACGATGCGCTGACCGAACACGTCGCCCTGCGCGACGCCATCGCCTCGGGCAACGAACGCCTCGCCGAGTCCGTGGCCTACGCCCACATCGAGCACGACCGCCGCCCGACCTTCGCAGCCATGGGGATGGCGGCGGACGTCGTCCGCCCGTGA
- a CDS encoding ABC transporter substrate-binding protein: MSARRPLRRIGCAAAALALVLSVAACSSGTKTSSAAASDPAAAPTDGVLTVGLLGDIGQPPDPDIYYANNGTAIMINAYEGLVQYKNDTDQVEIAPRLAESWEVNSTNDVYTFHLRKGVTFHDGTPFTSAAVDVAFQRRIAVKGGAAYMVAGVTKVETPDDYTAVVHLDAPNTAFLSYLASPFGPKMESPTGLQANAGSDNAQTYLTTHDLGTGPYQLTTAQTGVKYTLTRYDGYWGTKSPFTTVELPVYTDPSALELAFDNGTVDTIVAALPSSSLGKYTGNSAVSNYFLPTLQGAMVTVNPSHAFFADAPARVAFLKSIDQSALVSQVLGQRSEVATTMYAKGMIPGGQDKQAISYDASALKDYVAGLPAGTEKKLVIGYANGNVNAQSMTNIVVANLQAAGLDASAQGYDTSTVFGWINDPTQGPDAFIDGNNGPDGGDPYMWGHVFWDASGGINYFGCQSTEVNDLLNQAVGTGDTATYVKAGDLYGQTGCFLNLSYNKDWVVARPWLTGVPASQNLGANELNFSLLGIGS; the protein is encoded by the coding sequence GTGTCTGCTCGCCGTCCACTGCGCCGGATCGGCTGCGCTGCAGCCGCTCTCGCGCTCGTCCTGTCCGTCGCGGCCTGCAGTTCAGGCACCAAGACGTCGTCGGCCGCGGCCAGCGACCCGGCCGCCGCGCCGACCGACGGGGTGCTCACCGTCGGCCTGCTCGGCGACATCGGCCAGCCGCCGGACCCGGACATCTACTACGCCAACAACGGCACCGCGATCATGATCAACGCCTACGAAGGCCTCGTGCAGTACAAGAACGACACCGACCAGGTGGAGATCGCACCGCGGCTGGCCGAGTCGTGGGAGGTCAACTCCACCAACGACGTCTACACCTTCCACCTGCGCAAGGGCGTCACGTTCCACGACGGCACCCCGTTCACCTCGGCCGCCGTCGACGTCGCCTTCCAGCGCCGCATCGCGGTCAAGGGCGGCGCGGCGTACATGGTCGCCGGGGTGACCAAGGTCGAGACCCCCGACGACTACACCGCTGTCGTACACCTGGACGCTCCGAACACCGCGTTCCTGAGCTACCTGGCGTCGCCGTTCGGCCCGAAGATGGAGTCGCCCACCGGGTTGCAGGCCAACGCCGGCTCCGACAACGCCCAGACCTACCTCACCACCCACGATCTGGGCACCGGGCCCTACCAGCTGACCACCGCGCAGACCGGGGTGAAGTACACCCTGACCCGGTACGACGGCTACTGGGGCACCAAGTCCCCGTTCACCACCGTCGAGCTGCCGGTCTACACCGACCCGTCCGCGCTGGAGCTCGCCTTCGACAACGGCACGGTGGACACCATCGTCGCCGCGCTGCCGTCCTCCAGCCTGGGCAAGTACACCGGCAACTCAGCCGTCTCGAACTACTTCCTGCCGACGCTGCAGGGCGCCATGGTGACGGTCAACCCGAGCCACGCGTTCTTCGCCGACGCCCCCGCCCGGGTCGCGTTCCTCAAGTCCATCGACCAGTCGGCGCTGGTGTCCCAGGTGCTCGGCCAGCGCTCCGAGGTCGCGACCACCATGTACGCCAAGGGCATGATCCCCGGCGGTCAGGACAAGCAGGCGATCTCCTACGACGCCTCGGCGCTGAAGGACTACGTCGCCGGGCTGCCGGCCGGGACCGAGAAGAAGCTGGTCATCGGCTACGCCAACGGCAACGTCAACGCCCAGTCGATGACCAACATCGTGGTGGCCAACCTGCAGGCCGCCGGGCTCGACGCGTCGGCCCAGGGCTACGACACGTCGACCGTGTTCGGCTGGATCAACGACCCGACCCAGGGTCCGGACGCCTTCATCGACGGCAACAACGGCCCGGACGGCGGTGATCCGTACATGTGGGGTCACGTGTTCTGGGACGCCTCCGGCGGCATCAACTACTTCGGCTGCCAGTCCACCGAGGTCAACGACCTGCTCAATCAGGCCGTCGGCACCGGTGACACCGCCACCTACGTGAAGGCCGGTGACCTGTACGGACAGACCGGCTGCTTCCTCAACCTGTCCTACAACAAGGACTGGGTGGTGGCGCGGCCCTGGCTGACCGGGGTGCCGGCCAGCCAGAATCTGGGGGCCAACGAGCTCAACTTCTCACTGCTGGGCATCGGCAGCTGA
- a CDS encoding ABC transporter permease: MLSFLARRVAAAAGILLVLTFVIFWLGQIAPGDPARAYVGANASPEAVAAARQQLGMNDPFLTQYLHFLGGLLTGDFGQSLRTRQPVAADLGVYVPATVQLVLVAFVIALVLAALYAISSVRGWLGGTVGRSALLLLATAPPFLLAIVGIIVFFGQLHWLPARGAGDYEDPGPTGMLLVDTALHGQVDAFLDALAHVVLPATVLAIAPAVAIGRILRSSLEGVLHIDYVRTARSKGLTEGQVLRRHVVRNAIGPGLSMAGLQLGFMFAGVVVVEQVFSWPGIGNYLAASIPVDDFPAIAGVTLVLGTIYVLTTLVVDLLQAVADPRVATG; this comes from the coding sequence ATGCTCTCCTTCCTGGCCCGACGGGTCGCCGCCGCGGCGGGCATCCTGCTGGTGCTGACGTTCGTCATCTTCTGGCTCGGGCAGATCGCGCCGGGCGACCCGGCCCGGGCGTACGTCGGCGCGAATGCCTCGCCCGAGGCGGTCGCAGCGGCCCGGCAGCAGCTGGGGATGAACGACCCGTTCCTCACCCAGTACCTGCACTTCCTGGGCGGGTTGCTCACCGGCGACTTCGGCCAGTCGCTGCGGACCCGTCAACCGGTCGCCGCCGACCTCGGCGTCTACGTCCCGGCCACGGTGCAGCTGGTGCTGGTCGCCTTCGTCATCGCGCTGGTTCTGGCGGCGCTGTACGCGATCTCGTCCGTGCGGGGCTGGCTGGGGGGCACCGTCGGCCGCAGTGCGCTGCTGCTGCTGGCCACGGCGCCGCCGTTCCTGCTGGCCATCGTCGGGATCATCGTGTTCTTCGGCCAGCTGCACTGGCTGCCCGCCCGCGGCGCCGGCGACTACGAGGACCCGGGGCCGACCGGGATGCTGCTGGTGGACACCGCGCTGCACGGCCAGGTCGACGCCTTCCTGGACGCGCTGGCCCACGTGGTGCTGCCGGCCACCGTGCTGGCCATCGCCCCGGCCGTGGCCATCGGCCGGATCCTGCGGTCGTCCCTGGAGGGGGTGCTGCACATCGACTACGTGCGCACCGCCCGGTCCAAGGGCCTCACGGAGGGCCAGGTATTGCGCCGGCACGTGGTGCGCAATGCCATCGGCCCCGGTCTGTCCATGGCCGGTCTGCAACTCGGGTTCATGTTCGCCGGGGTGGTCGTCGTCGAGCAGGTCTTCTCCTGGCCCGGCATCGGCAACTACCTGGCGGCGTCGATCCCGGTCGACGACTTCCCGGCCATCGCCGGGGTGACGCTCGTCCTCGGAACCATCTACGTCCTCACGACCCTCGTCGTCGACCTGCTGCAGGCCGTCGCCGACCCCCGGGTCGCCACCGGCTGA
- a CDS encoding ABC transporter permease, translating to MSSIAVAAPSRFRRSVVRAGGMPRPLALAGVGLLALITLLALTARLLAPHDPVQPVGAINLPPLSAGFPLGTDGIGRDLLSRTLVGIQVSWLSALAVVASGLIIGGLVGLVAGATGGWVDTVLMRVTDLFLALPGALVAIAIVAALGPGLTNTLVGVAIVWWPYYARIVRGEVRALAVRPHVEAARLAGVGPVRIVTRHLLPGIVPTAIVTASLDIGNVVLLLAGLSFLGLGQQAPAPELGADSARALSQVLSQWWVPGIPGLAVLLLSLVANVGGDAVRSLVPVRR from the coding sequence ATGAGCAGTATCGCGGTGGCCGCGCCGTCCCGGTTCCGACGGTCCGTGGTCCGGGCCGGCGGCATGCCCCGGCCACTGGCCCTGGCCGGGGTCGGACTGCTGGCCCTGATCACCCTGCTGGCGCTGACCGCCCGGCTGCTCGCGCCGCACGACCCGGTGCAACCGGTCGGCGCGATCAACCTGCCGCCGCTGTCCGCCGGGTTCCCGCTGGGCACCGACGGGATCGGTCGGGACCTGTTGTCCCGCACGCTGGTCGGTATCCAGGTCAGTTGGCTCTCCGCGCTGGCGGTGGTGGCCAGTGGCCTGATCATCGGCGGCCTGGTCGGGCTCGTCGCCGGCGCCACCGGCGGCTGGGTCGACACCGTCCTGATGCGCGTCACCGACCTGTTCCTGGCCCTGCCCGGCGCTCTGGTGGCCATCGCCATCGTCGCCGCCCTCGGCCCCGGTCTGACCAACACGCTCGTCGGTGTGGCCATCGTGTGGTGGCCGTACTACGCCCGCATCGTGCGGGGTGAGGTGCGGGCGCTGGCCGTCCGGCCGCACGTCGAGGCGGCCCGGCTGGCCGGAGTCGGACCGGTCCGGATCGTCACCCGCCATCTGCTGCCCGGCATCGTGCCGACGGCGATCGTCACCGCCAGCCTGGACATCGGCAACGTCGTCCTGCTGCTGGCCGGGCTGTCGTTCCTGGGGTTGGGCCAGCAGGCCCCGGCCCCCGAACTGGGCGCCGACAGCGCCCGGGCGCTGTCCCAGGTGCTGTCCCAGTGGTGGGTGCCCGGCATCCCGGGTCTCGCCGTCCTGCTGCTGTCCCTGGTCGCCAACGTCGGCGGCGACGCCGTCCGCAGTCTCGTCCCGGTCCGGAGGTAA
- a CDS encoding ATP-binding cassette domain-containing protein, with product MKRGRGAVGKTATPGSTPDGPVAVVRDYSLSLVRNGVRSEVLHGIDLEIGRGEVLGLVGQSGSGKSMLALSLLGLLPADSQPQTGGSVVVAGVDMVSAPESQRRAVRRDSLGAIFQDPMTSLNPTMRIGRQIGEVTGDDAVSIGLLQTVGVRDAPARLTVFPHELSGGLRQRVMAAIAVAGRPALVVADEPTTALDVTVQAQLLELLRELRDDFGCSVLLITHDLGVADQIADRLAVLHHGELVEVGPAAAVVRDPQHEYTRSLLAARLTLRMPRDDRFDRATDADDATDTPPAVRLTSVRKEFRVRAGRRRGTTLIAVDGVDLDIPPGESLAVVGESGSGKSTLLRMIAGLEQPTAGSITLHGPGGGPQMVFQDAGSSLTPWLTIGELLGERLRGEHLSRTATRERVVAALGAVGLPPEVADARPGELSGGQRQRVGLARATIVPPTVLLCDEPTSALDTSMARTVLALIRDLRARLGMTVLFVTHDLAVARLMGDRIAVMQQGRVVELGPAEQVIAEPREEYTRTLLAAVPEIVGEVAS from the coding sequence GTGAAGCGCGGTCGCGGGGCAGTCGGGAAGACGGCCACCCCCGGGTCGACCCCCGACGGGCCGGTCGCGGTGGTGCGGGACTACTCGTTGTCGCTGGTGCGCAACGGTGTTCGTAGCGAGGTGCTGCACGGGATCGACCTGGAGATCGGCCGCGGCGAGGTGCTCGGCCTGGTCGGCCAGTCCGGATCGGGCAAGAGCATGCTCGCCCTGAGCCTGCTCGGGTTGCTGCCGGCCGACTCCCAGCCGCAGACCGGCGGATCGGTCGTCGTCGCCGGGGTCGACATGGTGTCGGCGCCGGAGTCGCAGCGCCGGGCCGTGCGGCGCGACTCGCTCGGCGCGATCTTCCAGGACCCGATGACGTCGCTGAACCCGACCATGCGGATCGGCCGGCAGATCGGCGAGGTCACCGGCGACGACGCCGTCTCGATCGGGCTGCTGCAGACCGTCGGCGTCCGGGACGCCCCGGCCCGCCTCACGGTGTTCCCGCACGAGCTCTCCGGTGGGCTGCGCCAGCGGGTGATGGCCGCGATCGCCGTCGCCGGGCGCCCCGCGCTGGTCGTGGCCGACGAGCCGACGACCGCGTTGGACGTCACCGTCCAGGCCCAGCTGCTGGAGCTGCTCCGCGAGCTGCGGGACGACTTCGGCTGTTCCGTCCTGCTCATCACCCACGACCTCGGCGTGGCCGACCAGATCGCCGACCGGCTGGCCGTCCTGCACCACGGCGAACTGGTCGAGGTCGGCCCGGCCGCCGCCGTCGTCCGCGACCCGCAGCACGAGTACACCCGCTCCCTGCTGGCCGCCCGGCTCACGCTGCGGATGCCCCGTGACGACCGGTTCGACCGCGCCACCGACGCCGACGACGCGACGGACACCCCGCCGGCGGTCCGACTCACGTCGGTGCGCAAGGAGTTCCGCGTCCGGGCCGGCCGGCGCCGGGGGACCACGCTCATTGCGGTGGACGGCGTCGACCTGGACATCCCGCCCGGCGAGTCGCTGGCCGTGGTGGGGGAGAGCGGCTCGGGCAAGTCGACCCTGCTCCGCATGATCGCCGGGCTCGAGCAGCCCACCGCCGGGTCGATCACCCTGCACGGCCCCGGCGGTGGGCCGCAGATGGTCTTCCAGGACGCCGGGTCGTCGCTCACCCCGTGGCTGACCATCGGCGAGCTGCTCGGCGAACGGCTGCGCGGCGAGCACCTGAGCCGCACCGCGACCCGGGAACGGGTGGTCGCCGCGCTCGGCGCGGTCGGTCTGCCCCCCGAGGTCGCCGACGCCCGGCCCGGTGAGCTGTCCGGGGGCCAACGGCAGCGGGTCGGCCTGGCCCGGGCCACCATCGTCCCGCCCACCGTCCTGCTGTGCGACGAACCGACCAGCGCACTCGACACGTCGATGGCCCGCACCGTGCTCGCCCTCATCCGTGACCTGCGGGCCCGGCTGGGGATGACCGTGCTGTTCGTGACCCACGACCTGGCCGTCGCCCGGCTGATGGGCGACCGGATCGCCGTCATGCAGCAGGGCCGGGTCGTCGAGCTGGGACCGGCCGAACAGGTCATCGCGGAACCCCGCGAGGAGTACACCCGGACGCTGCTGGCGGCCGTGCCCGAGATCGTCGGAGAGGTGGCCTCATGA